Proteins encoded together in one Bos indicus isolate NIAB-ARS_2022 breed Sahiwal x Tharparkar chromosome 3, NIAB-ARS_B.indTharparkar_mat_pri_1.0, whole genome shotgun sequence window:
- the SPATA46 gene encoding spermatogenesis-associated protein 46 — protein MSPALGMFIVQTTQPASWEQLCVTSVPFGSQNMENFSLLSISGTRISSSALSTLPDIMSSRATSLPDIAKPVLPTEVPSPVQALPPQCPGGVLRHGVHNIVISPDCILGDAPNGEQLRWNCTIYRPWFSPYSYFLCKDKESHLETYSFSEVQRDEGQRDSCLPEDTADSVCSSSPSPENTCPREATKKSRPGPDTTDSITFQDILMASKWHPAQQNGYKCASCCRLYPTLHSLKSHIKRGFKEGFSCKVYYHKLKTLWYKEQKARPGDRLSLGSGQAFR, from the exons ATGTCACCTGCGCTCGGAATGTTTATCGTCCAGACAACCCAACCAGCCTCCTGGGAGCAGCTGTGCGTGACCTCCGTACCCTTTGGTAGCCAGAACATGGAGAACTTCTCACTCCTCAGCATTTCTGGAACTCgaatctcttcctctgccctgaGCACGCTTCCTGATATTATGTCCTCACGTGCCACCAGCTTGCCAG ACATCGCAAAGCCTGTGTTACCTACTGAGGTGCCCAGCCCAGTCCAGGCCCTGCCGCCCCAGTGCCCAGGTGGCGTTCTCCGGCACGGGGTGCACAACATAGTGATCTCGCCAG ATTGCATCTTGGGGGACGCCCCAAATGGAGAGCAGCTGAGGTGGAACTGCACCATCTACCGGCCCTGGTTCTCCCCTTACAGCTACTTTCTATGCAAGGACAAAGAGAGCCACCTTGAGACCTACAGCTTCTCGGAGGTGCAGCGGGACGAGGGTCAGAGGGACAGCTGCCTCCCAGAGGACACAGCCGACAGCGTCTGctcatcctctccctccccagagaACACCTGCCCCCGAGAGGCCACCAAGAAATCCAGGCCCGGCCCAGACACCACAGACTCcatcacattccaggacatcCTGATGGCTTCCAAGTGGCACCCAGCCCAGCAGAATGGCTACAAGTGTGCATCTTGCTGCCGCCTGTATCCGACTCTGCACTCCCTCAAGAGCCATATCAAGAGGGGCTTCAAGGAGGGATTCAGCTGCAAGGTGTACTACCACAAGCTCAAAACGCTCTGGTACAAGGAGCAGAAGGCCCGGCCGGGAGACAGGCTCTCCTTGGGCAGCGGCCAGGCCTTCAGGTAG